Genomic window (bacterium):
CACCGGAGAGTTCGCCTCGCTGGGCACGAACCTCCTGATCACCATCCCCGGCAAGACCGAGACCTTCGGCGGCGCGCCCATGGTCAACACCGCGCCCAACGACCTGACCGTCGACGACGCGGACGCCTTGGCCCGCCGCGTGCCCCAGGTGCGGCGCGTGGCGCCGGTGGCCCTGGGCGGCGCGCGCATCC
Coding sequences:
- a CDS encoding ABC transporter permease; translation: MRARDMARFAAGSLRGHGLRTGFSLVGVAIGVASVILLTALGEGARLYVTGEFASLGTNLLITIPGKTETFGGAPMVNTAPNDLTVDDADALARRVPQVRRVAPVALGGARI